One Hevea brasiliensis isolate MT/VB/25A 57/8 chromosome 5, ASM3005281v1, whole genome shotgun sequence genomic region harbors:
- the LOC110632090 gene encoding senescence associated gene 20-like, which yields MESLVPESGVNNPEMQQNKSIVDALYKALAQGHMDTVAKFLASDLEWWFHGPPQRQHMMRVLTGEVSHNDFRFEPRIIEVIGDCVIAESCEGAQVYWVHVWTLKGGLITQFREYFNTWLTVKDIRPHRWEIGRESRHTLWQSHPRDLFSRSLPGLLVAI from the coding sequence ATGGAATCTCTGGTCCCGGAATCCGGTGTGAACAACCCAGAAATGCAGCAGAATAAGAGTATAGTTGACGCACTATACAAGGCATTAGCACAAGGTCACATGGATACCGTGGCTAAATTCCTAGCAAGTGATCTAGAGTGGTGGTTCCATGGCCCTCCACAACGTCAGCACATGATGAGAGTGCTGACCGGTGAGGTAAGTCACAATGACTTCAGATTCGAGCCACGAATCATAGAGGTTATCGGCGATTGTGTGATTGCAGAGAGCTGCGAAGGTGCACAAGTATACTGGGTGCACGTATGGACCCTGAAAGGTGGTCTTATTACGCAATTTAGGGAGTATTTTAACACATGGCTCACTGTGAAGGACATTAGGCCACATCGTTGGGAAATTGGACGGGAAAGCCGCCACACCTTGTGGCAGAGCCATCCCAGAGACCTCTTTAGCCGTTCGCTGCCTGGCCTTCTTGTCGCTATATAG